The proteins below are encoded in one region of Pseudomonadota bacterium:
- the fsa gene encoding fructose-6-phosphate aldolase — protein sequence MKIFLDTTDVKAIAQLSETGLIDGITTNPSLVAKSGQNFESLLREICTLIKGPVSAEVTAVDHDTMLKEAFHLAKIAPNIVIKVPLTGEGLKTCKVLSEQNIMVNVTLCFSALQALLAAKAGATFISPFVGRLDDIGQNGLELIADIRAIYDNYPEFKTQILVASVRNPAHVLESAKIGADVVTLPPDIFSKMFKHPLTDIGLDLFAKDWEKTNQQILKK from the coding sequence ATGAAAATTTTTCTCGACACCACAGATGTCAAAGCGATTGCTCAACTCTCTGAAACAGGCCTCATTGATGGGATTACAACAAACCCCTCCCTCGTTGCAAAAAGTGGTCAAAACTTTGAGTCTCTTCTTCGCGAAATCTGCACGCTTATAAAAGGACCCGTGAGCGCAGAAGTCACAGCAGTTGATCATGATACGATGCTTAAAGAAGCATTTCACTTAGCTAAAATTGCTCCGAATATTGTAATCAAAGTACCTTTGACTGGGGAAGGCCTTAAAACATGCAAGGTTTTATCTGAGCAAAATATCATGGTAAATGTCACCCTCTGTTTTTCTGCCCTGCAAGCCCTTCTTGCAGCCAAAGCAGGAGCGACCTTTATTTCTCCTTTTGTGGGACGCCTTGATGATATTGGACAAAATGGTCTTGAGCTTATAGCAGATATTCGGGCAATTTATGATAATTATCCTGAATTTAAAACCCAAATCCTTGTTGCCTCTGTTCGCAACCCAGCACATGTTCTTGAATCCGCTAAAATTGGAGCAGATGTGGTCACCCTTCCTCCTGATATATTTTCAAAAATGTTCAAACATCCCTTGACAGATATTGGTCTTGATCTTTTTGCTAAGGATTGGGAAAAAACAAACCAACAAATTTTGAAAAAATGA